The proteins below come from a single Natranaerofaba carboxydovora genomic window:
- the larA gene encoding nickel-dependent lactate racemase, which produces MSEKVNFKLGYGDSFKELSFPRENLLGILTSKEIEKKLSEKEIIKEALEKPIDSPLLSEIVSQGEKIVIVINDVTRLWVRHHVFMPYILEELTKAGVKDEDVLIISATGAHREQTEDEWRELVGEEVFDRIKIMDHRSTSSDEIVNLGKTEYGTPIEVNKEVLEADRVIITSGIVYHFLAGYGGGKKAVMPGVCSYDSIMANHKLALNPNGKGLNPEVKAGKLDDNPISEDMLQVANKVGVDFALNVVIDEENHEIAYATAGDMEKSHRKGAEFVDKYFGIKIEERADLVIASCGGYPKDIELYQTYKTVHNMVPALKPGGVGILLTECREGVGNEKFYTIFTEHADNEARENFLREKYNIAGFMGFSQAIWAEDYTFIIISSLHGEKIKNMNMIPAKNLDQALELAKEFLPDDYKAYVMPTGAVTYPLY; this is translated from the coding sequence ATGAGTGAAAAAGTTAATTTTAAGCTTGGTTATGGGGACTCATTTAAAGAACTTTCTTTTCCCCGTGAGAATTTGTTAGGGATATTAACATCAAAGGAAATTGAAAAAAAACTATCAGAAAAAGAAATAATAAAAGAAGCTTTAGAGAAACCAATTGATTCACCTTTGCTATCTGAGATTGTTTCTCAGGGTGAAAAAATTGTAATCGTAATCAACGATGTTACCAGATTATGGGTAAGACATCATGTGTTCATGCCTTATATTTTAGAAGAACTCACTAAAGCAGGGGTTAAAGATGAAGATGTTCTTATAATTTCTGCAACAGGGGCGCATAGGGAACAGACAGAAGATGAATGGAGAGAGCTTGTGGGTGAAGAAGTTTTTGACAGGATAAAGATTATGGATCACAGGTCTACATCTTCAGACGAGATAGTTAATCTTGGCAAGACAGAGTATGGTACTCCAATTGAGGTAAATAAAGAGGTCTTAGAAGCTGATAGAGTTATTATTACAAGTGGTATTGTGTATCACTTTTTGGCAGGGTATGGTGGGGGCAAAAAGGCTGTTATGCCTGGTGTTTGTTCATATGACAGCATTATGGCAAACCATAAACTAGCTCTAAACCCTAACGGAAAAGGGCTGAACCCGGAAGTTAAAGCTGGTAAATTAGATGATAATCCAATAAGTGAAGATATGCTTCAGGTAGCTAATAAAGTGGGAGTGGATTTTGCTCTAAATGTGGTAATTGACGAAGAAAACCATGAGATCGCTTATGCTACTGCAGGAGATATGGAAAAATCTCACAGAAAAGGGGCCGAATTTGTAGATAAATACTTTGGCATAAAAATAGAAGAACGTGCAGACCTTGTTATTGCCTCCTGCGGTGGTTATCCAAAAGATATTGAATTATACCAGACTTACAAGACAGTCCATAATATGGTTCCTGCACTAAAACCCGGAGGAGTAGGAATCTTGTTGACAGAGTGTAGAGAAGGAGTAGGAAATGAGAAGTTTTATACGATATTTACTGAACATGCTGACAATGAAGCAAGGGAAAATTTCCTCAGAGAAAAATATAATATTGCTGGTTTTATGGGATTTTCGCAGGCTATATGGGCAGAAGATTACACTTTTATAATAATATCCTCACTTCACGGCGAAAAAATTAAGAATATGAATATGATACCGGCAAAAAATTTGGATCAGGCTTTGGAGCTAGCGAAAGAGTTTTTGCCTGATGATTATAAAGCCTATGTAATGCCAACCGGTGCGGTTACTTATCCGCTCTATTAG
- a CDS encoding L-lactate permease yields the protein MELFSLAVLASLPIIIIIFLMVFRQWPAKKAMPVAWVVTVIIALSVWQVSFVRVVASSIEGIFEALDILIIVFGAILVLNTLKGSGAISVINRGFHGITNDRRIQAFIIAWAFGAFLEGAAGFGTPAALAAPLLVGLGFPPLAAVTVALILNTTPVTFGAVGTPVNVGVEASVSGMLPQSIEMSEFLYDVGVWAAAFHGIVGTFIPLMAICIMTKFFGENKSIKDGLEIVPFAIFSGLSFTVPYFLMAYFIGPELPAVVGALIGLFIIIAAAKNNFLVPQNTWNFPPEDKWDKSWGSRIEPPAEDESKAEMSLLMAWMPYVLIAIILVITRLPFLPFNDWLGLISLSWENILGQEGVGYVFEPLGLPGVIPFMLVALIVWPLHKMDANVVKNAWSNTFKQLVPATIALIFALGVVRVLVQSEVNTAGLDGMLHVMSLFAAQTVGSGWPFVSPFLGVLSSFVSGSNTTANILFGGFQFGVADTLDISRTITVAAQSVGGSIGNMLAVHNVVAVCATVGLVDSEGLIIKKNLIPAVIYSVAVGVLGLVFVYVLAPGVF from the coding sequence TTGGAGCTATTTAGCTTGGCAGTACTGGCTTCTTTGCCTATAATAATTATTATATTTTTGATGGTTTTTAGGCAGTGGCCTGCCAAAAAAGCTATGCCTGTTGCCTGGGTAGTAACGGTGATAATTGCTTTGAGTGTCTGGCAGGTTAGTTTTGTAAGGGTTGTAGCATCTTCAATAGAAGGGATATTTGAAGCTCTAGATATTTTGATAATTGTATTTGGTGCGATTCTTGTTTTAAATACTTTAAAAGGAAGCGGAGCTATTTCAGTTATTAACAGAGGTTTTCATGGTATCACTAATGACAGGAGGATACAGGCATTTATTATAGCCTGGGCTTTTGGAGCGTTTTTGGAAGGTGCTGCTGGATTTGGTACACCTGCAGCTCTTGCTGCGCCTCTCTTAGTAGGGTTAGGGTTTCCACCTCTTGCAGCGGTAACAGTAGCACTTATTCTGAACACAACACCGGTTACTTTTGGTGCTGTAGGTACACCAGTTAATGTAGGAGTAGAAGCTTCGGTATCTGGAATGCTTCCACAATCTATTGAAATGAGTGAGTTTTTGTATGATGTTGGTGTATGGGCTGCCGCATTTCACGGTATTGTAGGAACTTTTATTCCTCTTATGGCTATCTGTATAATGACCAAATTTTTTGGCGAAAACAAATCAATTAAAGACGGCTTAGAGATTGTACCCTTTGCAATCTTTTCTGGGCTTAGTTTTACAGTTCCTTATTTTTTGATGGCATATTTTATTGGACCGGAACTGCCTGCTGTAGTTGGTGCCCTGATTGGGTTGTTTATAATTATTGCTGCTGCAAAAAACAACTTTTTGGTCCCACAAAATACTTGGAATTTTCCCCCAGAAGATAAATGGGATAAAAGTTGGGGTAGTAGAATAGAACCGCCTGCCGAGGATGAATCAAAAGCAGAGATGTCTTTATTAATGGCATGGATGCCGTATGTATTGATAGCTATAATCCTTGTAATTACAAGGCTACCGTTCCTACCATTTAATGATTGGCTCGGTTTAATATCGCTTAGCTGGGAAAATATACTTGGCCAGGAAGGAGTCGGATATGTTTTTGAACCACTCGGACTTCCTGGTGTAATACCATTTATGCTTGTGGCATTAATTGTTTGGCCTTTACACAAAATGGATGCGAATGTTGTCAAAAATGCCTGGAGCAATACTTTTAAACAACTGGTACCTGCTACAATTGCTCTAATTTTTGCCTTAGGGGTAGTAAGGGTTTTGGTACAATCGGAAGTAAATACTGCAGGTTTGGATGGGATGCTTCATGTGATGTCGCTATTTGCAGCACAAACGGTAGGCAGCGGCTGGCCATTTGTTTCACCATTTTTAGGAGTATTATCCTCTTTTGTTTCAGGGAGCAACACAACTGCAAACATTCTTTTCGGAGGCTTTCAGTTTGGAGTTGCTGATACTTTGGATATTTCGAGAACTATAACTGTAGCTGCTCAATCCGTTGGTGGTTCGATAGGTAATATGCTGGCTGTTCACAATGTTGTAGCAGTTTGTGCTACTGTAGGTCTTGTCGATAGTGAAGGATTAATAATCAAGAAAAATTTAATTCCTGCTGTTATATACTCAGTGGCAGTAGGAGTGCTGGGGCTGGTTTTTGTATATGTATTGGCACCAGGTGTCTTTTAA
- a CDS encoding FAD-binding oxidoreductase, whose protein sequence is MQEEIISRLSEIVEDKWVVTDNEGVSSYAKEHTMDSYKLVAPEPVEGCVVVKPKNAEEISKILKLANETKIPVVPKGGKTALAANAIPDKPSIIVSDERLNKIHEIDEENLSVTCDTAVTLGDLVKEMKKHDTLYFPLHPGDEGAHVGGMVSMNAGGVRAIRYGVMRDQVLGMEVVLPNGEIVNFGGKDGKLLKNNAGYDLRHLLIGSEGTLGFITKVVLKLVPEPKTKAILIMSYEDRGSAFRTVPALIQAGVIPQAVEYVERDQIKMTAKDLGENWPATDDGKCDLIAFMAEEDEDTLYEKCELVEKVCEKHGVLNIWIAESTKEQQSILDTRSHVLPSVEKDIVDMPDVTVPRSKLAGLIDEIDKLADKFNTRIPILAHAGDGNLHVFILKENDEKPDYFDELKGSIYEATIELGGTITGEHGIGYLRKNELKKQLSITEYEIMKKIKEAFDPNGIFNPNKFV, encoded by the coding sequence ATGCAAGAAGAGATTATATCTAGATTAAGTGAGATAGTTGAGGACAAATGGGTTGTAACCGATAATGAAGGGGTTTCAAGCTATGCAAAAGAACATACAATGGATTCTTATAAGCTAGTGGCACCAGAGCCAGTTGAAGGTTGTGTAGTGGTAAAGCCAAAAAATGCCGAAGAGATATCAAAAATATTAAAGCTTGCAAATGAAACAAAAATTCCTGTCGTTCCAAAAGGGGGAAAAACTGCCCTGGCTGCTAATGCGATTCCTGATAAGCCAAGTATAATAGTTTCTGATGAAAGGTTAAACAAGATCCACGAAATTGACGAAGAAAATCTCTCTGTAACCTGTGATACAGCTGTTACCCTAGGGGATCTGGTAAAAGAGATGAAAAAGCACGATACCCTATATTTTCCTCTTCATCCCGGTGATGAAGGTGCTCATGTAGGGGGAATGGTGAGCATGAATGCCGGTGGAGTAAGAGCTATCCGTTATGGTGTTATGAGGGATCAGGTTTTGGGGATGGAAGTGGTTCTTCCGAATGGGGAAATTGTCAATTTTGGAGGTAAAGACGGAAAATTATTAAAAAACAATGCAGGATATGATTTAAGACACCTTTTGATAGGAAGTGAAGGTACTTTAGGATTTATAACAAAAGTTGTATTGAAACTTGTGCCAGAACCAAAGACAAAAGCTATCTTGATAATGTCATATGAAGATAGAGGCAGTGCTTTTCGTACAGTACCTGCTCTTATTCAAGCAGGGGTAATCCCCCAGGCTGTAGAGTATGTCGAAAGAGATCAGATAAAAATGACTGCAAAGGATTTAGGTGAAAATTGGCCGGCTACTGATGATGGTAAATGTGACTTGATAGCTTTTATGGCTGAAGAAGACGAAGATACTCTTTATGAAAAATGCGAATTAGTCGAAAAGGTTTGTGAAAAACATGGAGTTTTAAATATTTGGATTGCAGAGAGTACTAAAGAACAGCAATCTATATTGGATACAAGGAGTCATGTACTTCCTTCGGTGGAAAAAGACATTGTAGATATGCCTGACGTGACAGTTCCTAGAAGTAAACTTGCCGGTTTGATAGATGAAATTGACAAGCTCGCTGATAAGTTTAATACCAGGATACCAATTTTGGCTCATGCAGGGGATGGTAACCTTCATGTATTTATTTTGAAAGAAAATGATGAAAAACCGGATTATTTTGATGAACTGAAAGGGAGCATATACGAAGCAACTATTGAATTGGGCGGTACGATTACAGGAGAACACGGAATTGGGTATTTAAGAAAAAATGAATTGAAAAAGCAGCTATCTATTACAGAATACGAGATAATGAAAAAAATTAAAGAGGCTTTTGATCCAAATGGTATTTTTAACCCAAATAAGTTTGTCTAG
- a CDS encoding electron transfer flavoprotein subunit alpha/FixB family protein, producing MDNKNNKNFKGVFVFCEQTNGEIHKVSYELLNKGRELCDVLDEPLIAGVLGPSGIDVSELTYRGADKVFYLQNDEFKLPNVMAYKDALLDLLDELSPKICLFGATNFGRSLAPRIAIKLDTGLTADCTGLEIDEEDKTLVQIRPAFSENILAHIKTKTYPQIATVRYKEFAEAPRKTDREGEVIEKKYEFKSEFPLKILEKLREQSIDITEASVIIAGGRGLEGESDFEILKELAELLGGEVGASRDVVEEGYISKEHQVGYSGNRVKPRIYIACGISGAPQHIAGMQDSEVIIAINDDPSSPIFEIADYGIVADWRQVVQSLTKNIKAAVS from the coding sequence ATGGATAACAAAAATAATAAAAACTTCAAGGGTGTATTTGTTTTTTGTGAACAGACAAACGGTGAGATTCACAAAGTGAGTTATGAGCTATTGAATAAAGGGAGGGAACTGTGTGATGTATTAGATGAGCCTCTTATAGCAGGGGTGTTAGGTCCTTCGGGGATTGATGTGAGTGAGCTTACCTACCGAGGTGCAGACAAAGTATTTTATTTGCAAAACGATGAATTTAAATTACCTAATGTAATGGCTTACAAAGATGCCCTGCTTGATTTACTAGACGAACTTTCTCCAAAGATATGTTTATTTGGAGCCACTAATTTTGGCAGGTCCTTAGCGCCAAGGATAGCTATCAAATTAGATACCGGACTTACTGCTGATTGTACTGGACTTGAGATTGACGAAGAAGACAAAACTCTTGTTCAGATTAGGCCTGCCTTTAGTGAAAACATTTTGGCCCATATTAAAACTAAAACTTATCCACAGATTGCTACTGTAAGGTACAAAGAATTTGCAGAAGCACCAAGAAAAACGGATAGAGAAGGGGAAGTTATTGAAAAGAAGTATGAGTTTAAGAGTGAATTCCCTCTAAAAATATTAGAAAAACTTCGAGAACAAAGTATTGATATTACTGAAGCTTCGGTAATTATCGCTGGAGGTAGAGGGCTTGAAGGTGAATCAGATTTTGAAATCCTAAAAGAACTAGCCGAGCTACTTGGTGGTGAAGTAGGAGCTTCTAGGGATGTGGTTGAGGAAGGCTATATATCCAAAGAACATCAAGTCGGTTACAGTGGGAACAGGGTAAAGCCCAGGATATATATAGCCTGTGGAATTTCCGGAGCACCTCAGCATATAGCCGGGATGCAGGATTCTGAAGTTATTATTGCAATTAACGATGATCCATCATCCCCTATTTTTGAGATTGCGGATTACGGAATTGTAGCTGACTGGAGGCAGGTAGTTCAAAGTTTGACTAAAAATATAAAGGCTGCTGTCAGCTAA
- a CDS encoding electron transfer flavoprotein subunit beta/FixA family protein: MKIGVLIKQVPDMEKVKFDTEKGVVDRKSAGTEVNPFDLNALETAVQIKEKYGGEITAFSMGPSSAKEALKDAISRGADDGILLNDRSFAGSDTWSTSFILSNAIKKIKELDLIITGVMSVDGDTAQVGPQVAEFLDLPNASFVSEVKKVDKEGIEVVFEAFDGSFLTRLKLPALISVTKDINNPRLPLLRDKLNSRKTEIPVWGREDIGKDIPPESLGIKGSPTKVKKIVVPPPMEREGKIYDKEELDEGVEKVLELFKEFKFMEG, translated from the coding sequence TTGAAAATTGGTGTTTTGATTAAGCAAGTGCCGGATATGGAGAAGGTAAAATTTGATACTGAAAAGGGAGTGGTTGATCGAAAGTCAGCAGGTACTGAAGTAAACCCTTTTGATTTGAATGCCCTAGAGACAGCAGTACAAATAAAAGAAAAATATGGTGGTGAAATTACTGCCTTCAGCATGGGGCCTTCATCGGCAAAAGAAGCTCTAAAAGATGCTATTTCTAGAGGAGCAGACGATGGGATATTGTTAAATGATAGGAGCTTTGCGGGTTCTGATACATGGTCAACATCGTTTATTCTATCTAATGCTATAAAGAAAATTAAAGAACTAGACTTAATTATTACTGGTGTTATGAGTGTGGATGGTGATACTGCCCAGGTAGGTCCCCAGGTTGCAGAATTTTTGGATTTACCTAATGCTTCTTTTGTGTCTGAGGTTAAAAAAGTTGACAAAGAAGGAATAGAAGTTGTTTTTGAGGCTTTTGATGGTAGTTTTTTGACAAGGCTTAAACTTCCAGCCCTTATAAGTGTAACTAAAGACATAAATAATCCTAGACTTCCACTTCTAAGAGATAAATTAAACTCAAGGAAAACAGAAATACCAGTCTGGGGGCGTGAAGATATTGGGAAGGACATACCACCAGAAAGTTTAGGTATAAAAGGTTCGCCAACTAAAGTGAAAAAGATAGTAGTACCCCCACCAATGGAAAGAGAAGGTAAGATCTATGATAAAGAAGAGCTAGATGAAGGGGTAGAAAAAGTTCTTGAGTTGTTTAAAGAATTTAAATTTATGGAGGGATAA
- a CDS encoding GNAT family N-acetyltransferase: protein MIVRRGTKDDFKRLDWGWNKDYPTKEMFINRMKNGVHEFWVVESKEVSELLGEFHIVLESPDKDEADGKNRAYLCVFRIHPSYRGIGLGKKLKEKVFSRVEELDKIELTIGVKKESPRIRSMYHRWGFTELIKKKYIDHHNINYYGEYSKLEIPIELYLKKC from the coding sequence ATGATTGTTAGAAGAGGAACTAAAGACGACTTCAAAAGACTAGATTGGGGTTGGAATAAAGATTATCCCACTAAAGAAATGTTCATAAATAGAATGAAAAATGGAGTTCACGAATTTTGGGTGGTAGAATCAAAAGAGGTCTCTGAGCTTTTAGGAGAGTTTCATATAGTACTTGAATCTCCAGATAAAGATGAAGCCGATGGAAAAAACAGAGCTTATTTGTGTGTTTTTAGAATACACCCTAGCTACAGGGGAATAGGGCTTGGCAAAAAGTTAAAAGAAAAAGTATTTTCTAGAGTTGAAGAACTTGACAAAATAGAACTTACTATAGGAGTAAAAAAAGAATCCCCTAGGATAAGAAGCATGTATCATAGATGGGGATTTACAGAACTAATCAAGAAAAAGTACATAGATCACCATAATATCAATTATTATGGTGAATACTCTAAGCTGGAGATACCAATTGAGTTATATTTGAAAAAATGCTGA
- a CDS encoding CapA family protein → MIDIYIGYANYGIGILYTLFFVMNYVSYKIKLNEREKEVDKKKIAAKITAIIMVLFSLAVFNSYVFYSDNLITVKLDGNYEYEPNVEEPFISDKVQDKDSTEGEKNQSDKVEETETKENEKSQKDKEEKNEYEDSKVEDKDLKDDEYKEENKYKEFEKEDEEDKELEIGKEYDYYPDMINDDLGDIKEDSTVISIAVAGDTTLGYDSRHGYGYSFMHEFEKQGEDYGYFFEDVRGVFEESDISLVNLEGVLSDDDSDRVDKKFTFLGPSRFSRILSKGEIDAVNLANNHTFDFGERGYKDTKRALDNEAIDYFGNGIVHTKEINGITIKMLGFTGWSGDYYYNRNNIKEEIEKASEEADLAIVSYHWGEEYTYYPNYYQKEIGRMSVESGADMVWGHHPHILQGIEEYEGVNIIYSLGNFSFGGNRNPSDKDSMIYRQYFEFNGGELINTYREVIPISISSVKYRNDFRPVILDGEEAQRIKVKLKELSEGID, encoded by the coding sequence ATGATTGATATATACATAGGCTACGCTAATTATGGCATTGGAATTTTGTATACTTTGTTTTTTGTTATGAATTATGTAAGTTACAAAATAAAGTTAAATGAAAGAGAGAAGGAAGTTGATAAAAAGAAAATAGCAGCAAAAATAACAGCTATTATTATGGTATTATTTTCTTTAGCTGTTTTTAATAGTTATGTATTTTATTCTGATAATCTAATTACTGTAAAGCTAGATGGTAATTATGAATATGAGCCGAACGTTGAGGAACCTTTTATTAGCGATAAAGTCCAGGATAAAGACTCAACCGAAGGGGAAAAGAATCAATCAGACAAAGTAGAAGAAACAGAAACTAAAGAAAATGAGAAATCACAAAAAGATAAAGAAGAAAAGAATGAGTACGAAGATAGCAAAGTCGAAGATAAAGATTTAAAGGATGATGAATATAAAGAGGAAAATAAATATAAAGAATTTGAAAAAGAAGATGAGGAAGATAAAGAATTAGAAATAGGTAAAGAATATGATTACTATCCTGATATGATAAATGATGACCTAGGTGATATCAAAGAAGATAGCACCGTGATAAGTATTGCAGTAGCCGGCGATACAACCTTAGGCTATGATAGTAGACATGGCTATGGGTATAGTTTTATGCATGAGTTTGAAAAACAAGGGGAAGATTATGGGTACTTTTTTGAAGATGTTAGAGGTGTTTTTGAAGAAAGCGATATTTCTTTAGTTAACTTAGAAGGAGTACTGTCAGATGATGATTCCGACAGGGTGGACAAAAAATTTACTTTTTTAGGTCCTTCAAGATTTAGTAGAATATTAAGTAAAGGCGAAATTGATGCAGTTAATCTGGCGAATAATCATACTTTTGATTTTGGTGAAAGAGGCTACAAAGATACTAAAAGAGCCCTTGATAATGAAGCAATAGACTATTTTGGCAATGGAATAGTTCATACAAAAGAGATAAACGGAATAACTATAAAAATGTTAGGGTTCACAGGATGGAGTGGAGACTACTATTATAATAGAAATAATATAAAAGAAGAGATAGAGAAGGCAAGCGAAGAAGCAGATCTGGCAATTGTGTCATATCATTGGGGAGAAGAGTATACTTACTATCCCAATTATTATCAAAAAGAAATAGGCAGAATGTCAGTAGAAAGTGGTGCAGACATGGTATGGGGGCATCATCCACATATACTGCAGGGTATAGAAGAATATGAAGGTGTTAATATAATATATAGCTTGGGGAACTTCTCCTTTGGTGGCAATAGAAACCCATCTGATAAAGATTCCATGATATACAGGCAGTATTTTGAGTTTAATGGAGGCGAATTAATTAACACATACAGGGAAGTAATCCCAATAAGTATCTCATCTGTAAAATATAGAAATGATTTTAGGCCAGTTATATTAGATGGTGAAGAGGCCCAGAGGATTAAAGTTAAATTAAAAGAATTAAGTGAAGGTATTGATTAA
- a CDS encoding heavy metal translocating P-type ATPase has protein sequence MSANTPSNTSSCGCPTCDSEINFDTGAEDNNGVKAGLSSHRKKLYRVILGIILFSTALILNVSTIFSLSTEVYFGLIFASYILAGGEVVFRAGRNITKGQVFDENFLMSIATIGAFLIGEYPEGAAVMLFYQVGVLLESAAINRSKRSIESLMNIRPDYANLKTKEGHEKVSPSKVKPGDIIIIKPGEKVPLDGKVLKGRSTADTSVLTGESLPTSLSEGDDVLAGFINNTGLLTVEVTKEFENSSVSKILDLVQNASSKKAPTEKFITRFARYYTPVVVFAAMAIAFVPPLILQGATFSEWIYRALVFLVISCPCALVVSIPIGFVGGIGKASRSGVLIKGSNYLEALNHVDTVIFDKTGTLTKGEFEVSEINSTSNYSEEEILRLAFVAEEPSTHPLAKAVKKAYSELKESDFSEEKIDGVAGSYESYDYESYEELPGMGVKVKLKDDKELLAGNNKLMEREKIIGSEDVLKSTGEKSNTVIHLAVEGEYVGNIKASDTLKEGASDTIQYLRKAGINNIAVLSGDVWESVNSTAKKLGIDKVYAELLPEEKLSKLEAIYDERQNDSKLLYVGDGINDAPVIARADVGIAMGGLGSDAAVESSDIVLMTDEPGKLKKVISIAKETRWIVWQNIILSLGVKGLVLLLGAMGLASMWQAVIADVGVMFLAAMNSLRLSFS, from the coding sequence ATGAGTGCAAATACTCCTTCTAATACCTCGAGTTGTGGCTGTCCTACTTGTGATTCTGAGATAAATTTTGATACGGGAGCGGAAGATAATAACGGAGTAAAAGCTGGTTTGTCTTCTCATCGAAAAAAACTTTACCGAGTAATTCTTGGTATAATTCTATTTTCTACTGCATTGATATTAAATGTATCTACGATATTTAGTTTATCTACAGAAGTTTATTTTGGACTTATCTTTGCTAGTTATATACTTGCGGGTGGAGAAGTTGTTTTTAGAGCAGGTAGGAATATAACCAAAGGACAGGTATTTGATGAGAACTTTTTGATGAGTATTGCTACAATTGGGGCATTTTTGATTGGTGAATATCCTGAAGGTGCAGCAGTTATGCTATTTTATCAAGTTGGTGTTTTATTAGAGTCTGCAGCAATTAATAGATCAAAGAGGTCTATTGAATCCCTTATGAATATTAGACCTGACTATGCCAATTTAAAAACAAAAGAAGGTCATGAAAAAGTCTCTCCATCTAAAGTAAAACCCGGAGATATAATTATAATAAAGCCAGGTGAAAAAGTACCTTTAGATGGTAAGGTCTTAAAGGGCAGATCAACTGCTGATACATCGGTATTAACCGGAGAGTCTCTTCCTACAAGTCTAAGTGAAGGAGACGATGTTCTAGCAGGTTTTATTAATAATACCGGTTTATTAACTGTAGAAGTGACCAAGGAATTTGAGAATTCTAGTGTTTCTAAAATTCTTGACCTTGTACAAAATGCTTCAAGCAAAAAAGCTCCTACAGAGAAGTTTATTACCAGGTTTGCAAGGTATTATACACCTGTAGTAGTTTTTGCTGCGATGGCTATTGCCTTTGTACCTCCGCTTATTTTACAGGGGGCGACTTTTTCTGAATGGATCTATAGGGCTTTAGTTTTCTTAGTAATATCATGTCCTTGTGCCCTTGTGGTCTCTATTCCGATAGGTTTTGTAGGTGGGATAGGTAAGGCTTCTAGAAGTGGTGTATTGATAAAAGGAAGTAATTATCTAGAAGCTCTAAACCATGTAGATACAGTGATTTTTGACAAAACTGGAACTTTAACTAAAGGGGAGTTTGAAGTAAGTGAGATAAATTCTACGTCAAACTACAGTGAAGAAGAGATTTTGAGACTTGCTTTTGTAGCAGAGGAGCCGTCAACACATCCACTGGCCAAAGCCGTCAAAAAAGCATACAGTGAGCTTAAAGAAAGTGACTTTAGTGAAGAAAAAATTGATGGGGTAGCTGGATCATATGAAAGTTATGACTATGAAAGCTATGAAGAACTACCGGGCATGGGAGTTAAAGTAAAATTAAAAGATGACAAAGAGCTTCTGGCAGGTAATAACAAACTCATGGAAAGAGAAAAAATAATTGGTAGTGAGGATGTATTAAAAAGTACGGGGGAAAAATCAAACACCGTTATACATTTGGCAGTTGAAGGTGAGTATGTTGGCAATATCAAAGCAAGTGATACACTAAAAGAAGGGGCTAGCGATACAATACAATATCTTAGAAAAGCAGGAATCAATAATATAGCAGTATTATCAGGTGATGTGTGGGAATCTGTTAACTCCACAGCCAAAAAGCTTGGAATTGACAAAGTATATGCAGAACTATTGCCAGAAGAAAAACTATCAAAGCTTGAAGCAATTTATGATGAGAGGCAAAATGATTCAAAGCTGTTGTATGTTGGAGATGGAATAAACGATGCTCCTGTTATAGCAAGGGCAGATGTTGGCATTGCTATGGGAGGGCTTGGCTCGGATGCAGCAGTTGAATCATCTGATATAGTGTTGATGACTGATGAGCCAGGCAAACTTAAAAAGGTTATATCTATTGCTAAAGAAACCAGATGGATAGTTTGGCAAAATATTATTTTATCTTTAGGTGTTAAAGGATTGGTTCTTTTGTTAGGGGCTATGGGACTAGCTTCTATGTGGCAGGCAGTAATTGCTGATGTTGGAGTTATGTTTCTTGCAGCAATGAACTCCCTTAGGTTAAGTTTTTCGTAG
- a CDS encoding ArsR/SmtB family transcription factor: protein MSSLEKNEKDKNNLELCDSKVIHSEIVDEVRDKMPPDENLYDLAELFKVFGDSTRVRILYALSESEMCVCDLAVLLDMKQSAISHQLRVLKQSRLVKSRRHGKVVYYSLNDDHVEKIFHEGYMHIIE from the coding sequence ATGTCCTCTTTAGAAAAGAATGAAAAGGATAAAAATAACCTGGAGCTTTGTGATTCAAAGGTTATTCATAGTGAAATTGTTGACGAAGTTCGAGATAAAATGCCGCCGGATGAAAATTTGTATGATTTGGCAGAGCTTTTTAAAGTCTTTGGTGATAGTACAAGGGTTAGGATTTTGTATGCCCTGTCTGAGAGCGAGATGTGTGTTTGTGATCTGGCAGTTCTTTTGGATATGAAACAATCAGCTATATCTCATCAGTTAAGGGTATTAAAACAGTCCCGCCTGGTTAAGTCAAGAAGACATGGTAAGGTTGTTTATTATTCTTTGAACGATGATCATGTTGAAAAGATTTTTCATGAAGGTTATATGCATATTATTGAATGA